The following coding sequences are from one Culex quinquefasciatus strain JHB chromosome 1, VPISU_Cqui_1.0_pri_paternal, whole genome shotgun sequence window:
- the LOC119769645 gene encoding uncharacterized protein LOC119769645 produces MTRTMGRWDEGVQKGEVEDRWENPAIATVTFEVEDPVDAIPEKSRPTIWRSGRKQEEPALICGHPEPLGVRTLRVQAGTDAFVRRKPPDTRGIPRAVHHTAEHDRSRTRIARDTVPVWEPPSRRRHFGLWTNRREIRRQPRQPLYQPTPETRQTGGFDRPSLGQGKQATVQRFMPSHGSGSTCEML; encoded by the exons ATGACCAGGACGATGGGACGATGGGACGAAGGAGTCCAGAAGGGGGAGGTTGAGGATCGCTGGGAAAACCCCGCCATTGCAACGGTGACTTT TGAAGTGGAAGATCCGGTAGACGCCATCCCGGAGAAAAGCCGTCCGACGATCTGGAGATCCGGACGCAAGCAGGAGGAGCCTGCGTTGATTTGTGGACATCCAG AACCCCTCGGTGTTCGTACGCTTCGCGTACAGGCCGGCACAGACGCATTCGTCCGCCGTAAGCCACCCGACACCCGCGGTATTCCCCGCGCGGTACATCATACCGCCGAGCACGATCGCTCACGCACGAGGATCGCCCGCGACACCGTTCCGGTGTGGGAACCGCCCTCGCGACGCCGCCATTTTGGTCTGTGGACCAACCGTCGCGAGATAAGACGCCAGCCTCGCCAGCCGTTATACCAACCGACGCCGGAAACCAGGCAGACCGGTGGATTCGACCGCC CGAGTTTGGGGCAAGGCAAGCAAGCAACGGTTCAACGGTTCATGCCATCTCACGGTAGTGGCTCGACCTGTGAGATGCTGTGA